tgggcacctgtaatctcagctactcaggaggctgaggcaggagaattgcttgaacccgggaggtggaagttgcgctgagcccagatcgtgccattaaactccaacctgggtgacagagtgagattctgtctaaaaaaaaagaaagaaataggagcAGGATCCACTTCTAGATAtacagagaatataaaaatacattcactttattttagaaaaatgaagactCATAGAGTAAGCTTATCACAAACTGGCCTATTAGGAGTAACAGAATTCACAGGAAACCATTTCTGAAGtccaggtgcctgctgccacctCTCCAAGCAGGCCGGAGTCCAGTAGAGAATGCAATTCAGGAAGACGGCTCCTCAGAGGGCAGGGAGGTTAGCGACGGAGGCCACTCATATGGAAATGTCCAGTGAACCAATGCCGGGGAAGAAGATCAAATTCTCTGGGGCTGACCACAACTGTGGGGTGGATAAAGACAAACCACTGGCCTGTACttctcattttctatttgttcatttCACTGCTGGAAGGTGACCTCTTTTCCCCTAATCTTCTTTCAACCCAGAGAGTTTAAGACTTCTCCAGCTCAATCCTAATCCACCCCATTTCCCATGGTCTCTACTCCTGGGAGACCAGCCCTGGTGGCATCTCTTCCTCCTGTCCCTGGGCCAGAATCTGCTGGAGTCAGGGTCTGCCGGGTAGAGGCAAGTCCAGGTACTGACTGTAGTGGTTTGCTACTGAAGTCTTGCTTGCTGTCCTGATCTCTTTACCTAAAGAGACAGAATGAATAACTGCTTTAAAATGCCCTTCTTCCTCAAGTCCGTTTGTCACCCAGCAGAGTTCAAGCTCCTCAGTGTGGGAAGAAATGGGatcccccttcccctgcccagcctcccctcctctctccatttTGCCATACAAAATTCAGGGCTGATGTGCATAAGAGCTTGGAATCCCAGATGATGGCAGGGTAGGGAGACAGGATGGCCAAGGGAGGACCAGACTGACCTGGTAGGTCCTGGGACTGCCACTTTCCTGGGGGGCTGCAGATTGCTGCGAGTGGCACCCATGACAGGAAGATTTGGTCGCTGGGAAACAGGAACTTCATGGGGTTAACAAAAGAAATGAGTTAGCAGCAAATTTAACTGACCTCGAAAAGAAATACTGGATGAAAGGAGTGAGTGTGGGATTAGTACTCTCCCCCGTGACCATGAGGTATTTGAAAACTAAGACTCAGACTCTGTCCAGCCCCATATCCTCTCTGTAACTCAGTCTCCCCATCTTCCAATCGAATTGCAATGAGGATGGCAAAAGTGGTCACTGTTGCCAGCTCTGGGAGGGTGAGGACATGCTGGGCAAGGGCAGGAATTCTTCCTCCTGACCTCTTACCCTTGTGTCCACTTTCCCGCACTCTGTGTCCTGCAGCGCTTGGTCTTGGAAGCCCTTTTCGAGTTGACACAGAATCCGGAGGTAGGGCACCTCTGCCAGATGGCACACTCCGGCTGGTGAGTGGCATTCGGCTGGCAGGCCTGGGGATGGCTGAGGGAATGGGCAGTTGACTGGAAGATTTAGCAGCTGCTCCCTGTGGCCGGGGCAGGCGTTGAGAGTTGCTGGTAGAAGGCTGTGGGGCCAGGACTGATCTGACGGGGGTGGGTGGGCCTGGTGGAGAGGAGTGGAGAAATTTCAGAGTCAGTTTCACCAACTCCCCACTCCCACTCACCACAACTTGGCTGCTCAGCTGTCCTCACTGGCTGCTGCTCTCCCACTGGGCCCGGCTCTCCCCCGGACTGGGGGAGTCGATCGGGTAAGAGGAGAAGATGCTGGGCTTTTGGATGCAGGGAACAGATTGCAAGTGGGTGACTCCTGAAACACAAAGACAGAGATAAAAGAGACTAGAGTGGAAAAAATATCTGTTCTGTGGCTTAAGGAATTAAGAAATAGAGGTGGAGAGTTGTCTACATCCCAGTAAGGAAGGGTAGAAGTTAGCTGCTAATATCACCATAACCATCACTATTGCCCATACCATTTATTGAGTTTATTATAGACATTACAGAGCTTATACTCAGACACTGTGGTAAGAGTTTTGGTTCTCTTTTTTCATGGTTCTCATTTAATTCCAACGATTCTAGATGTAGAAATACTACCCCCGTTTTACCAATAAGGAAACCACTCCCTGCCTGCATCATGGCATGCACTAGTCTGGGGCACACCTCCAACTTAACCCTCTCAACTCACCCTCTTCATGTTggagggcttctttccagatgTTGTCCGGAGAGCCCTGACTGACCCCTTCCTATCACTGCTCCGGAGTCGAGGTGTCAGGCCGCTTGGGGAGGGGGTACTCCGAGCCAAAGAGTTCACAGTCGGCAGCAGGTCTCTGACAGGACTGTCCTTCAGCACAAAGGTCTCCCGCCGAGGACTGGGCTTCACTCGGTGAGGCCCCAGGCCCTCGCTTGCGCTCTCCCTGCTCCTGCAGGGCACACTGCTCCAGCTGGGCGGCCAGCCGGTTGGCCTCATCGAGGATCTCCTCCAGTTTCTCTGGGCTGAGGGGGCCTAGGCTGAGCCTCACACCCTGGGGGGCAGGAGCCACGGCATTTGGGTCACTTCGGTGGGAGAGGCCCCGTCGAAGTGGTTTCTCTGGAGTCACCAACACTGTTATGTCTTCCTCCTCACGGCTGAGAAACAAACCAGGCGTCATGCCCATGCAAAAGAGAACAGGAGATTATGCAAGGGAGACTGCACACAAGCCCCACAACAGAGCCAGGGACATGACCCTAGGCCCTGATGCCCATGCCGGCTGTGAGATGTGGCCTCTGGGTGATGAGATACCTGGTTCTATGGGGCCTAATAGGCCTTTAGCATTTACAGACATCAGAAATGATGCCAGGATGGAGATGCAGCAAATCCACTTACCCTTTTTCTTAACACCCTGAAATCTAACTCCagcttctcccttctctccccactACCAGTAGTGTCATAGAGGCCTGAGTCAGCTAGCCGCCCAGCAGCCCCAAGTGCGCCAAACCTTGCTAAATTACCAACCCAAGCCCCAGAGGCCAGTAATTCAGCAGTAAGGGGTTAGAGACAGAGGTACTGTTAGAGGAAAATAAGTGGGATAAAGAGGTGGTACCTGTCAGATGGTGACAGCCCCCCAAAGTCCAAGGTCTCATCCACAATAAACCTTACATCTGAAGGGGAAAGAAGAATGAAGGCCAGTCACGGGTTCCTGATGCAGCTCTCCATCGCTGGGTCTCACTCCTCCCTCttattcttccctccctcctttccttacCTTCCTCCAAATCCTCCATGTCCAGCCAGCAGGAGCGAGAGTCCAGTTAGATCTGAGTTGGAGAGAAACAATACCTTTGCTCAGTATCCTTTCTGCCCAAATCTCGCAGCTAGATTCAGGGTGCAAGCCAGGGGCGGGGGTCATGCTGAAGGCAAAGCAAGCACCCAGGAGTGGTACCTCCCGCATAACTACTACTGCTACCTCCAGGAAAGATACGGAGGGCTCCCCCAACTGCCCAGATTGCCCTGGAGCCGCCCCGCATCCTGGCCTCTCCTCACTGGGAGCGGTCTGCACGCCTCATCTTCCTCCCCGCCACTAGCCTCAGGGTTCTGCACTCCCCAAGCCATCTTTCCACTCCCCTGGCGTCACACGCAAAGCACACCTCCAGCCCACCCTGTTTCCACTTCCCGCGCCGCCTTATCTTCCACGCAACAGGCTTTCTCCCGCAACCTAGTCCCGGGAATCAGCTCCGAGGGGGCGGGGCTCCTTTCGAATctctcaggccccacccactCAAGCCACACGCGCACTGTGATTGGTGAATCCTCAGGGGGCGGGGCAGCGGAGCTGCCGGCCGGAAGTCAGTCGATGGGGGCGGTGGGAGAACCGTTCCCAGAAGACTCCATCCCGGGCGGCCAACGCGGAGCCGAGGGTTGAGGCCGCGAGTGCGCGTGCTCGCGTGCCCGGAGATTCTCGTTCCCACAGGCAGATGGGAGCGGAGCGCGGCTGGCCGGGAGGGAAGGAACGAACACATGAGTATGGACCTCGCGTCCCACCCGGCTCCCGCTGCTGGGCCGCCGAGCCCCCAGTCTCCAGAACGGTTGTGCTGCCTAACGCGGCCGCTAACCGACGCTCTACGGGAGGAAATTCGTTTTCTTGGGCGCACTCAATATGCAGGCGCCGCATTGGCCAGGGGTCCTCAGTTGAGGGTTTTTTCCAAGTTAAGGAAACACCTAAACACTTACATTGTAGTTATATTGAGGTTCTTAAGAAGTACATCATCCATCGCCTCTTCAAGAACCTGAGGCAGCTGAGGTATAAAGAAAGCAacgtcccagcactttgggaggccgagacgggcggatcacgaggtcaggagatcgagaccatcctggctaacgcggtgaaaccccgtctctactaaaaaaatacaaaaaaaaaaaaactagctgggcgaggtggcgggcgcctgtagtcccagctaatcgggaggctgaggcaggagaagggcgtaaaacccgggaggcggagcttgtagtgagctgagatccagccactgcactccagcctgggcaacagagcgagactctgtctcaaaaaaaaaaaaaaaaaaaaaaagaaagcaacggGCTTTTCACCCAGGCAGGCTGGGGTTCAAATTCAACCCAAGTTTGACCTCAAAACCCAAGTTTCAGTTTAGAGGGCTGCCTTGAGTATATTTGCCCTCTTTTCACCTCTCTTCGCTTACCTGTGAAAGGAAGATGGTGGTCCTCGCAGTTATGGTGTTAGGAGGATAATTATGAGGGCATTTTCTACTGTGTGCCCTTAGGGGACTTAGATGGGGTGTTTGTAAGTAGCCCTATCTGAACTAAAAGCAGTATTTGTAAAATGCTTAAGCCAACTTGTTAGGAGTGTTGTCTCTGTTGTTTCTAGATGTTGCCCAGGCCACCAGTGAACTTGTCAGAGGCTTCAGagcagagcgactccatcttgaacagaggctgggtaaaataaggctgagacctgggCTGTATTCCTCGGAGGTTAGGCATTCTCAGTCACAGggtgagataggaggttggcacaagatacaggtcacaaagaccctggTGATAAAACAGCATGCGGTAAAGAAACCAGCCAAAACTTACTGAAACCAAGATGGCGGTGAAACTGACCTCTGgtggtcctcactgctcattatatgctcatTATAATGTATTAGCATGCTGAAAGGCGCTCCAGACAGCGCTAccacagtttacaaatgccatggccaCATCAGGAAATTACCCTATAcagtctaaaaaggggaggaattCTTAGTTCCAGGGAATTGCCTACCCCTTTcctagaaaactcatgaataattcatcccttgtttagcatataatcaagaaataaccataaaaatggccaaccagcagcccttggggctgctctgcctctggagtagacattgtttatatcttttctttcttaataaacttgctttcactttatggacttgccctgaattatTTCCTGTGCAAGggccaagaaccctctcttggggtctggatccggACCCCTTTCTGGTGACAACAGGAAGAGGTAGCAGGTccgcacaagatacaggtcacaaagatcCCTCTAATAAAACAGggtgcagtaaagaagctggccaaaatcTGCCAGAAACCAAGATCGTAAAGAAAGTGACCACTGGTGTCCTCACTGCTTATTATATGCTAGTTATGAttcattagcatgctaaaagacactcctgccagcgccatgacagtttacaaatgctatGGCAACATCTATATGGTATAAAAGGAAGAGGAGCCTTCAGTTCAAGGAAATCATGCTCCTTTCCCAGAAAACCtgtgaataatccaccccttgtttagcatataatcaagaaataaccataaaaatagcctaCCAGCAGCCCTTGGTGctgctctatggagtagccattctttcattcctttactttcttaataaattcactttcactttactctgcggacccaccctgaattctttctttccaaaGATCAAAGAATCCTCACTTGGGGTCTGgatggatcaggacccctttccagt
This Rhinopithecus roxellana isolate Shanxi Qingling chromosome 8, ASM756505v1, whole genome shotgun sequence DNA region includes the following protein-coding sequences:
- the PSRC1 gene encoding LOW QUALITY PROTEIN: proline/serine-rich coiled-coil protein 1 (The sequence of the model RefSeq protein was modified relative to this genomic sequence to represent the inferred CDS: deleted 1 base in 1 codon), with the protein product MEDLEEDVRFIVDETLDFGGLSPSDSREEEDITVLVTPEKPLRRGLSHRSDPNAVAPAPQGVRLSLGPLSPEKLEEILDEANRLAAQLEQCALQERESASEGLGPHRVKPSPRRETFVLKDSPVRDLLPTVNSLARSTPSPSGLTPRLRSSDRKGSVRALRTTSGKKPSNMKRESPTCNLFPASKSPASSPLTRSTPPVRGRAGPSGRAAASPPTPVRSVLAPQPSTSNSQRLPRPQGAAAKSSSQLPIPSAIPRPASRMPLTSRSVPSGRGALPPDSVSTRKGLPRPSAAGHRVRESGHKVPVSQRPNLPVMGATRSNLQPPRKVAVPGPTR